The genomic interval CTGGTCATTGCAAAACACATTTAAAAGTGCTGCCCTGGCATAGCTTTGCATTTTAAGATCACTGCAACCTGGAATTCGCCCATTAGCACAATCATCAAGCCATTTGCACCAGGTTTCATCAGCTGTGACGACCTTCTTGACTTTGGGAAGCAGTGAGAGGATGGTCAACAACCGAGCTGCATGCTTGCGGATATGAGCAGTAGGTGGAACTCGAACACTGGCTGAATCATATAATTCTGATATAGGTGGTTTCCCATCTACATTTGATATCCGCTCCTTCCCCTCATGTGCTCTAGATGATGCATCATAAGCCTCAATAGCAGCAAGTTTCTCATAATCATCACTCAACATAAAGCGCCTCAGTAAACTTAAAATCCCAAAATCAACTATCATGTCTTGACACACAGAATTTTCAGCACAAACTTCAGTCAGAGCTTTAATTCCTTTCAGTGTTGCCACGGCAGAATCTGCAGCATCTAATTTAGGCAGattatctttttttaaatttttaaatggtCCTGCTAAAGGTTCCAGAGACAGAAAATCTGCCAGTGGGGATGCATCCCCAGAGGTAATTCCCATTTTTTTAGCAGCCAGATTAACAACAGCAGTGGATAGTTGATTGGCAACTTGTGCAGCAGAAGCAATATTTGCATTATTGATTAACGTCTGCAAAAAGATAACACAGATAAAATGTGCACCAAAAGCAGACTTGGAATTGAAGTAGCACTATCAGATATAGTGAAAGGTAATTTCGACAGAATGAGAGAAAAATATTTGCATACCTTTACATTATCACTTTTTGGTTGACTGGTTCCACTATCATTTGATTTCTTGATAGAACTATGAACTTCAGATAGCATAATGGCTAACCATCCTTGAGAAAGTGGTACAGATGTTGGTCCGTAGTCTTCCAAGATCTGAGAAAGAATCTTTATGGCTGAAGATCGTATAGTATCAGAGGAAAACGTTCCAAAAACCCAAGGTACAAGAATGCCCGACCATTTTTGACTCTCTTCAAGTGACAAATGCAGCTCCCCAGTACAAAGTAGCTCTAATGCCTTTGCCATTGCTTCTTGCACCTGCTTATGTTTTGTCATCTGCTTGGCGATTTCTCTCATTGGGTTAAGACCATTCTCCATCACTATCTTCTGCACTGCAGGGCTCCTCTCAACAGATAAGAGAAGGGCAGATAAAGCTACATTAGCCAAAGAAACATCTTCATGCTTGCATGCCTGAGATATAGTAGAAAGAATACTGGAAGCCCATTCAGAAATAGATTCATTCAAAGGTGTATGGCGATCTTCTAATAGCAACCGCACCACCAAACTTGCATGCCATTTTACAGATCTCTCGGGTGCCATTAAAGCAGCCATGACTGCATGTCCATCTCGATCCAGCTCCCGAATGTGAGTTTTATTCATTTGCGATGCTGTTGCCCAATTTGCTAATGCCCAGGTGGCAAAAGGAACAGCAACATGTTCACAGTGCAAATCATCCCAGAGACCAGGAACAACAGAAGAGGATACATTCTTTTGTTGCGGAGAATTTTCATACTTATTTTGATATATGATAGTTTTAGGAGTTTGATGCTTCAATTCTTCACTATAGGAATCACTGCAGGTCCTTGAAAGCCCTAGAACAGGGGTACCTTCAAGTATCTTGATCCCAATCCCTTTCCTTCCGGTCCCACCACCATCATCTTCACCTTCAGGTGGCTCATCCAAGTGCAAACCCCCTTCCTCAATTACTTGTAGGGCAGCAGCAATGTCTCTAGTCTCAGCATTTCCAGGCAATGATGGATTAaaagatacctcttgtgtaTTGTCACAGCTGGACGTAACGATATCCATAATGGCAGCCACAAGCATACTCCTACCTTTCAAAGAATCAGAAATATCAAATGCACTACGTCTTGAATGCTGCTGCCACAAAAATTTGCATAATGTAAATGCCAGAACCAGAAAAGAGACTATCGTCAACATCCTATGCTTACATTTATATAATAGATCTAGAATAGCCACAGCACTAAGAAAACAACAATTCTACTGTGATACACTCACTTTCTCTTCTATCCTATCACATCACTGATCACATTATTAATTACTCTCCCTTTTCTTTTTACTTGCTCTCATGTTTCCACCTACATACCCCCCACCCACAATCGGGGGTGCGTTCATCACTACTCCTAAGAAAATACatgttaaaaacaaaacaacgaTCAGATTTTGGCATGCATCATTAAAAACGCAACAactttatgttaaatattaGATGTGAAATATACAAAAGGACAGTCATACACTTTATTCTAGTTCAAAAGACAACTCCTAAGATTACATACAGCTTCTGAGTCTTCTTACAAAATATCCTCAAGGAataaacaaacaaactgaatGTATTTCATGAGAAGTAATCAAGCACACTAGAAATAAAGTCCAATTGATTGTTCAGTTTGCAAATGCCTAAGCAACAAAACCACCACAACAACTCACACAGAAAAAGTAATTAACATAAAGAATGATTTACCTTCTTCTTCTTAGAACGCCGAGGCTGGCACGAAAATATGAACCTCAGAAGATTCGGAACCGCGTTAGGTCTCCCAAGCACCGCCGCAGACACGTTAGGGTCCGAAATCAGAGAAGCAAGCGCCCTCGCGGACTCCGCCTGAGTGCCGCCGCCGCCTTCTTTCGCCACGGCCTCCAGCAGCCAGTCCACGACAGCGCCGCCACCAGCCCCGACGATCGCGGCCCTACGACCGGAGTTCGCGGCGGCGATGTCGGCGAGCAAGGCCGCGACGCGAATCTCGAAGCCGGAGCGGACCTCATGGTTTGCTGACGACAGCACCGAGCACAGAGAGTGCCAGAGGACCGCAGCCGCGACGCCGGTGCGCCTGGCGTGGTGGAAAATCCGGTCGAAGGAGTCCGCGGCCTTGCGCGCGGCGTGCTCGGCTCTCGTGTAGAGAGGATTGGCTTCTCCGCCGCGATCAGATTCGTGGCGAACGTAGTCGGAGGTGAGGAAGGCGGCGGAGGTGAGAATGGCGGCGGCGGAGAGCGCGACGACGTAAGCGCGAGAGGAAGATTGCGGAGAGATAGGAGAGAGCTTGTGGCGGTGATCGTGGATTGGTGCAATTTGAGAATTCTCTACGCTTTTCTTTGTTGAATTGCTCGTTTTCCTTGAAGAAGAAATGCTTCGAGGAAGATGGTGGCGAAGAAGTAGTTGCGTTCTGTTACAGATTcgaaacattttatttttatatttttgccTTTGCGTTTTGCcaagagaagagaaagagaagagatGTTAGTCGTTTTTCTTGACTCCAAGATGATTTAGATGGCGGGACCATAACTTGCTCTCATTCCTAATGGTACATGGATCATATtcaattttctatataaagattttttcttacatttaaaatacaaaattttatattttggatgatagaatttaaaatacaaaatttattttaaattatataattaataataaaatttatatttcaaagaAAATTTCGAATTCAAAAATTCTTTTCAAATTAATATAGAAAGAAAATATGTTTCAAACTCTATAGtttgaaatacaaaatataatgtATTTTGATTTTCAAATTCTACAATTTATAATCGAATTTGTAATCTGAATTGTTGAATTGTAGTTTTGAAAGTATTTTGTGATTAGAAGATAATTAAGAATACAAAAGTATCTtccaaattttacaattcaagatacaattatattttaaattgttgagAATACTTTTCAAATTCTAGAATTTAAGGTAAATTGGAtgttccataaaaaaaaaaaaggagaaatggaggtgcatgaagaatGTACCTAGGTGCAGGAAGATGCCGATAGAGAGTAGTTGACTGCCAACTTTTTTTGGGTTTCGGCCCACCTTCTAAAGCCCAAGTGATTTGTTATTCAAGTATGGCACTTTCTTCCTGTaaccctacatttttcttcctgcacccccataaTGTTATGCAAATATCAAATTatccctattattttttaaaaaccctaaaatggacttaaactgtatttatttttttgcattatggattATGGAACTAGAAAATTTTGGATTGGCATTTCCGGTAAAatttcggatccaccaatctctaattcaaaatatgcatttcacattcaaaaatcTATCATTCAAAAAAAAGCATTCCGGATCCATCAATCCGTAACAAAAATATGCattatggattcagaaatccataatttaaaaaaaagcaTTCCAAATCCATGAATCCGTAACAAAATCAGGCTTCCAGATTCAGCAAtccagaaatcaataatttatgtaagaattgcttccagaacaccccctcatccagaaaaaaaaaatattcagttctggattgatgaatccgtaacaCACTCCCAGATCCCTATTTCTGGTAACTACGGtatcctttttcaaataaaagattaaggccaatttcaaaatttaaaaaattgtggggtgcaggaaaaaatatgtaagggtgcaggaagaagaagccttcAAGTATTATAGGAAGGATAAATTCCTCTTACACTCAATCTTTTTGAACTCGCACTctatatagttttaaattttaaaaatgtcctttatttcaaaaataaaaatctgaaattaaaaataatacatttcaaAAAAGTAAATCCATAAGAAATGATTGTGTTACgaaaataaaaatctggaaacaaaatcaaaatcccattctgagtaaaaaaaaaatccaaaatacaaaaaattcttTTAGGAAAAACAatctaaaaacatattttagaaaaaaggttttggaatataattaaatatgtatttaagggcattttgaaataaattaaataacataaatataaatttaataaacagTATAactgaaaatatattaaatgatataaatataaataaatatacatgACTAATTAGAAATTAcatgatataattaaattaaacaaataagaccacatatataattaaaagataaatcaaataacatgaatataaataaataaatagaacgTAACAggagattaaattaaataataaaaatataaaaagaaagaaaataaaataatataaaattcaaaatagataaAATGTTAATAAAACATACTTAAGTTTATTatgattaatacaaaaaaaaaattaatctcaCTCCCTCTTTACTTTATTGATTGGAGTTACACAttataagaacatatataaatgcttttagaaaaataaaatttcttacAATCCATTGTttaatttctctctctctcgaaatttgttttttaaactcGTGATTGCTTCCACTTAATGAAgagataataattttttcttatcttatctttttcttttcttttcaatctTTTAGAAggttcttttaaaaattttaatagttaatattaaaaaccattttaagttatttatctgcattaataaactattttaagaAATGTacaaaatgatattaaaaaacatataatattaaaatttgaagttATTAAGCTTTTTGATTTCATAACCATCACGAGTTACTCGAGCAGAAAGAAAGGTTTTTTTAATTAGTGTAATAATTTGCTTTACGGAGGAGCATCAAGAACAAGAAATCGAAAAGCCAATGAAAAGGGTGGTGGTAGAATATcttatgttttaaattaatgtGAAATTATGAATAATGTGAAACGTGAGgaattcttaaataaataataaatataagtatGATTATGAATATCTCATCATCACTAatctttataaatataatattatatttggcGTGCTTATAGTTGTAATTGAGTGGATCAAGttactattttaattttcaaatgaaATAATTTCAAACTTCTTTACTTCTTTTAAAGTTTAGTTGAGTAATTTTAGAGGGTAACTATTTTTcataaaagatttgaaaaactttataagaaaatatattgCTTGAATAGGGAACTTTTAAAACATTATacacatatttttattaattagggaatgttaaataaaaattaaaagctCTTTATCTTCttaccttttttattttatacacgccaatgaaattattttatgattGATGTAAATAAGAGATTTCaaagttaaataatttaaactcaatatttaaatttcttaaaaattaaaaaaaaattatccaaatacatcaatgaattaaaaattatttagaagCCTTTCAATTATGAGTAAGGTACACCAAAATGGTGGAGCATATTGACCTACTGTGTTTTGCCAATATCAATAATTCACCATGCAAGTCATGTGTGTGTTAAAATAGTAACTAGTGGTTTTAATTTAGTGAGTTATATCTCATATGCATTGGTTTTCTCTATGTGCCCATTCCTACAAAACAAAAGTTCATACCATtatctatatattttattaagataatatagttgttataagaaaaatgattaaatataatttttatctttaattcaAACTTTAGATGTTCTTCgtatactaaaaaatattaaaataagtcAGATATTAAAATAAGTCAGTGTTTTTATGTAACAAACGAATTTTCAACCAACTATAttataaatcaatataaaatattttaatattttaatttattaaaaattcatttatcatataaaaaaaacactcataattctttatttcaataattttcttttactcTAAGTAACTAGAAGACATAAAATTTTGGACTATAaaccaaaattaattttactttaaaatacaaaacatatataacttaaaaaattCAACCAATCTTAGCTGTTGGTATGTTGTTTGTCAAAGTTGGACTTGTTTTACATAAAAGTATGtcttattataattttgtttgcatATAAGTATGTcctattataaatttatcttgttataagattttcaaaaaagaCTTGTGAATTTCTTATATTATTAATCTAAATAAACTCactaaaaatattctttttatattatgtaataCATTGTACATATTTTATacctaattatatataaataatatagtaggaaaaaataatttatttaagattatatttatttataacatgaaaaaaataatataacatgATCACGTTTTTATATGTCTTTATCAATGTTGATTAGGTATCAAAAAGATTGCTTTTGGAAATTTAATGTATAAGAGTTAAGATACATTTGAactatcttattttattttatttcttgttaATAGGAAGAAATGATATACTTTAATAACTTTATAAACTTTAATATAAGTCAACATAcctaacaattaaaaaaaataactgatacattcaaacaattttaacataataataattctataaaaaaaatcatctataTTTAGTTAAATGTGTTATATgactatttaaatatttaaggtCTATCTCTtctaataaaatgttttttctaatattttttttctaaaaaaaatgttttttctaataaaaaaatgttttttctaataaaaaatgtttttatgaaGTTTAACTTGcctaatttctaaaaaaaaggtTTAGTTTGATTTAAGCTCAATGCAGGCTATAAAGTATATTTTTGTGGAATAATCTAACTCATTTTTATTCTTACGAGATATTCTTCTACATATTCTTTGCTATATTTCACatgcacatttttttttaaattattcggGTCAAGTATGTTCATTATGAATGTTTACACAattctatatataatattaaaactcTATGTTATTTTAGTTCTAGTTGCTTCGCATGATTGTTGGAATAATATAATACATTAGAGTAATAATTACGAATTTTTAATAAATcgagaaatataaaaaaatactgaaatttatattcttttaacCCTTATGGGAAGAGTTGTGAAAAATAGATATTTGTGTACCTCACGAGCACGccattaatattttaatggtTATATGAAAACTCGTGTTTCTCGTTTGGGTTCTTCACCTGAGGTTGTGTTGATTATTCATCAATGATGTTGTTTTTGTTACTTCaataaggaaaaataaataattggcATTCATTACTATCAACCAAACCTAACATCAATAATAAATgcaataaactaaaattaagtaaaatagATGACAAGTTCTGTATTAACTCAACtgtcataaaaaaaactataaataaaaattgattttataaataaaaaataattaattatatatactaaattaaatattattttaaaaattaaaaaaattataaatatttaaattagttttttattattaataaattatttataaattgatatttaattagttattaatattttagttataagttttagaatttaaataactaataattaaaatgttataactaattaaatatcaatttaaaaatatttattaattattattataattttttatcagcataaattaataaaaaagtatactTTAAAAATATCTTCACCCTTCTACATAATCTAAATATCATGTTACTTAAAACAACAGAACCAAAACAATTATTGTTgtgtataaaattaaattatgaacCAAAACAATTATTGTTgtgtataaaattaaattatgcaTGTAGAACAAATATAGTCACTGTTTGGACAATCATATTTAAGCAGACTCTATAAAGTtagaatttaataaattaattataatttaaacaacccaaaaaataaaattaaaaactccTTTAACCTAGCCTGTGCCTCATAAATAATATTCGTGTTATTATAAATTactagttaattaattaattaatgatttGGAATTTGTAACTTTCATTGACACAGTGTTTTAGATATTTTCATTGACTCATGTTTTCATGAGTATCGTGATGGTGGCTACTAATAGTGAATATTATTCTTGTCGTTAATGATAAGTTTTCTTTATGATAAGAAGGAATTTTCATACAATCAATGTAAAAAtgagactttttttttatgatggttGAACTTTGTGTCACataactttattatttattgcaTACATTTAGCTAGAAAAAGATTTATGTTAACAGTTTAAAATATGGTTAAATGTGTTGAAAATTTGATTAAATGGGTATTTTAAGTCCATCAAAGTATTCcccattttttaatttgatttttttatttataaaacattATTGCAACTTAACATCAGAGCTAAACATTGGAGTTAGGCTGACATTTCAATCAACAACAATCATCTATCATCACatagaaatttttttatcaaaaataaataaaaaaatacaaaaaatacaaaaatatggaaaGACTAAACTATTGGCATCAGTGGTGTTTCCTGGAATTTAGAATGAGAGAAATTGACCCTTTGATCCATCAATCTTTGAAGCCATAAGCTTTTTGGTCTTCTAGCTTAATGGCTATCTGCTGGAAAGTGTGATTAGTTCTTAAAATTTATAGGAAGAGTATCTAGTTTAAGCAGGTTTGTGTGAGCCTTATATGTGCTTCCTGGTGTTTGGTCTTATGTATACGGGTTGGaacacccctgaagtgtcccctttttaatttattaattctttgctgatcaaaaaataaaaaaaataaaaaatggaaagACTAAACTAAAACTCATATACTAAGAAAAACGATACATAGTtagattatacctattaataaagaattttaagaatgaactagatgaaagcctattataccaatgaaatggttcgcgtaaatcataaattagtcaacttatcagcacatacATTTTCCAACTTAATTAGTTTTCTACTatttatcatgttttttttattgataatacaaagaataaataaataaaaatatttaaaagatactTCAACAAGTAGTCCAAGTTACATATTTGAAAAGCAAAAGACACCCCCCACAAATCTATATGACCCTACTAAACCATGGATAAGTCCTTAAACATCCTTGATTATATAATGTATGCAGGAAATAGCATCTAATAAAAATGGCAACTACAGATATTTAGCCAACACACTCCACATCACAGCCAACCTGTTTCTTGTGCTTGTCATGTACTATGTTTGTCATGTATTAATGACTACAAAGTTTTATTTTACAGTACACAACACCACCACCTCATGTTAGAGTGGCATGGATAGATATACTCCTCTACGTGTATTATCACTAATGGTTTGAATAGTAGCTCATAAACAACTCGATGCATTCATTGGTTGTCTTGTCACAGTCAAAAACCATAAGTAACACGTGAAAACTGATTAAAATAATGTGACTTAGAAGTTCTCGACATGTTATCCATTTCCATGTTTGTGGCAGCTAATATAACACGCTAAAAAACCAGACAACATAATTTACTCAGTAACATGTTCCTTCTTTACATGGTTTAGCCATATATAAATATCTAGCTTCTCCTCATCAAACCAAGCCATGAAAACTAGATTTTTCTGAATAACTTTGTTCAAGAGTTCTGTAGTTTTCTTTGCCCTTTCCTAAGCTCAGTTCATtccatctctctctctctctctctctctgtcatGGATGGTACCAATGGGATTGGTTCTGAAACTCCAAGCAACAGTGATGAAGGACACATGGTTACTCTTCTCAGTATTGATGGTGGTGGCATTCGGGGAATCATTCCAGGAGTTATACTGGGTTTCCTCGAATCAGAGCTTCAGGTAATAATATCCTTTCCATCTTTCTATAAACAAAGTGATTTCTGATAAGTTGGGTAAGTGATTTTTTCTGCTGTTTGTAAGATATTGTTTGAACTGTTGTGAGTTTTCTGTTATTAAGGTTAAACCATTGAAATgattcaaaaaaaaatctttctaTCTGTTTCTTTTCTAAGTTCAGaagataattataatttttcataaaacttTGTGTTCTGTATCTCATGAATTAAATACAATCTTCTGTATTTTGTTGGTCTTCTATTGTAGCAAAAGTTGTAATTCTGGTTCAATTTGTGGATCTACCTTCAAGTGTGAGGATAATGTCTCAACAAGATTTTGTTTTCTGCATTAGTCTTGTCTTCCTAAAATacctttttaaataaatgtaaaaaaatataaattgatattaattaatttttcatcatttttaatttgttaactttttacaatattgaCAGTTAAAAAAGtacattattttttagatatttttcatgaaattatgtattttgtaaaaaaattattgtttctatgaaaaatattataagttaTTTCCTTGTTCCCACTTGAAAAAGTTTCTGGATCTCGAATCGagtttaatcattaatttttgaCTAaactttattacttttattttgttttaatcgAACAACCTAACTAATActgtaaaatataatttagttaatgacataaaacaaataaatgcaGCTAAAATTatgaagttttaaaaataaatactctctattttaaaataagaactATAATTTATAGATTgaccaaaattatatttaacctTGTTAATATTTcagaaaattctaaaaaaaaaataatggagaTCAcacatcaattaaaaataagaatttttgacaaatatatgaataattacatatcttaatttaaaagttgactaaattagagactattttaaatactaaaaaatttattaatttttaaattagtttatattattattaaataatttttaaattaatatataattaccTATCaacagtttttttattaaatatagaatgtaaataattagtagtttaTATAtgcataaacaaattttaataagtagaaaaatattttatatttggaaagtgtttataattatttgatCCAAACCATTGACTCTATTAATAATTGCAGAAGCTGGATGGTGATGATGCAAGGCTGGCAGACTACTTTGATGTGATTGCAGGAACAAGCACCGGAGGATTAGTCACTGCCATGCTCACTGCTCCAAATGAAAATAACAGACCCTTGTATGCAGCCAAAGACATTAAGGATTTCTACCTTGAACATACCCCTAAAATCTTCCCACAGAACAAGTAAACACCACAAACTTCATACCAAATCATTTCCATGTTTCATCACTGTGTACTAATTTACAGTGTAACAGAGGCTGGAATTTGATCTCATCGGTGATGAAGTTGAGCAGAACTTTGTTGGGACCACAGTACGACGGCAAGTATTTACACAACCTCGTTAGGGAAAAACTAGGAGACATCAAACTGCACCAGACCTTAACCAATGTCGTTATCCCAGCCTTTGACATCAAACACCTTCAACCCACCATCTTTTCCAGCTTCCAGGTTCATCTCCTTTCTCTCAATTATTATCTAAAACATATCACTCTCGTGTGTTTGTCTTGTTCTCTAATGAAACTGTTACTCTCTAATGTGATGTCATAGGTGAAGAAGAGGCCACATTTGAATGGAAAGTTGTCGGATATATGCATTTCAACTTCTGCAGCACCAACCTATCTTCCAGCTCATTCCTTTGAAACCGAAACCAACAAAGGTGCTTTCAAATTCGAGCTTATAGACGGTGGTGTAGCAGCAAATAACCCGGTATTATACACTCTCATCAAATAATCATTCATACACTACTATGAGAAAACTTGGTATAAGAACAAAAATCTGTATGTAGGATTGTTGTTAAAGAGAAGAAGTTGATAGATATGTTAATTTGTGGTTTTGCAGGCACTGGTGGCGATGGCAGAAGTGTCGAACGAAATTTGCCATGAAGGGTCATGTGGAAGCGTGAATGTGAAACCGCTGCAATACAAAAAGTTTTTGGTGATATCATTGGGAACAGGTTCTCAGACACAAGAAATGAGATACAGTGCTGCTGCTGCATCTAACTGGGGCATCGTGGGTTGGGTTACCAACAGCTATGGCAACCCTCTCATCGATGCCTTCTCTCATGCCAGTTCTGACATGGTTGATTTCCACATCTCCTCCGTTTTCCAAGCACGCCGTTCTGAACACAACTATCTCCGAATCCAGGT from Phaseolus vulgaris cultivar G19833 chromosome 1, P. vulgaris v2.0, whole genome shotgun sequence carries:
- the LOC137816476 gene encoding patatin-like protein 2; protein product: MDGTNGIGSETPSNSDEGHMVTLLSIDGGGIRGIIPGVILGFLESELQKLDGDDARLADYFDVIAGTSTGGLVTAMLTAPNENNRPLYAAKDIKDFYLEHTPKIFPQNKGWNLISSVMKLSRTLLGPQYDGKYLHNLVREKLGDIKLHQTLTNVVIPAFDIKHLQPTIFSSFQVKKRPHLNGKLSDICISTSAAPTYLPAHSFETETNKGAFKFELIDGGVAANNPALVAMAEVSNEICHEGSCGSVNVKPLQYKKFLVISLGTGSQTQEMRYSAAAASNWGIVGWVTNSYGNPLIDAFSHASSDMVDFHISSVFQARRSEHNYLRIQDDTLTGDLSSVDMATEKNLKGLVQVAEELLKKPVSKINLMTGIHEPADSHETNADALKRFAERLSRQRRFRKSEMSANK